One window from the genome of Gopherus evgoodei ecotype Sinaloan lineage chromosome 2, rGopEvg1_v1.p, whole genome shotgun sequence encodes:
- the GKN1 gene encoding gastrokine-1 gives MKLSIMIAGLLGVFLTPSFATDNVNENNQGNNGGNSHQTVSINNDKHVANIDSNNGWNSWNSVWDYGNGFMATRIFSKKSCLIAKMNKNVMPDITVIPKLIRERKKTGAQGPPPKELRFIVSKTRVPDLTPYGKNIEALCRGLPTYVAHEAERAKGANYFSLGCADASILWVINIGYCGISFK, from the exons ATGAAGCTCTCT ATTATGATTGCCGGTCTTCTGGGAGTCTTCCTAACTCCATCCTTCGCTACTGAT aATGTGAATGAAAACAATCAGGGAAACAATGGTGGAAATTCACACCAGACTGTGAGCATCAACAACGATAAGCATGTGGCCAACATTGACTCAAACAATGGCTGGAACTCATGGAATTCTGTTTGGGACTACGGCAAT GGCTTCATGGCAACCAGGATATTTTCCAAGAAATCTTGCCTCATTgctaaaatgaacaaaaatgtcATGCCTGATATTACAGTCATTCCCAAACTGATTAGAGAAAGAAAG AAGACCGGAGCTCAAGGGCCTCCTCCGAAGGAACTGAGATTCATTGTCTCAAAGACCAGAGTCCCTGATCTGACCCCTTATGGAAAGAACATTGAAGCTTTGTGCAGAGGACTTCCTACCTATGTGGCTCATGAGGCTGAGA GAGCGAAAGGAGCAAACTACTTCTCTCTAGGCTGTGCTGATGCTAGCATCCTGTGGGTTATTAATATTGGCTACTGTGGCATTTCATTCAAGTAG
- the LOC115645013 gene encoding LOW QUALITY PROTEIN: gastrokine-1-like (The sequence of the model RefSeq protein was modified relative to this genomic sequence to represent the inferred CDS: substituted 1 base at 1 genomic stop codon), translating to NVNENNQGNDGGNSHQTVSINNDKHVVNIDSNNGWNSWNSIWDYGNGYIATRILSKKACIIAKINKNVMPDAVELPQLIKEKKEAGSXGPPPVELQFTVSKTTVSDLAPYGKSVESMCKGIPTYVAREARGDNLLFYSGQCFKTNIMHTMTLNYCDETASFK from the exons aatgtgaatgaaaacaaTCAGGGAAACGATGGCGGAAACTCTCACCAGACTGTGAGCATCAACAATGATAAGCACGTGGTCAACATTGATTCAAACAATGGCTGGAATTCATGGAACTCCATCTGGGATTATGGCAAT GGTTACATTGCAACCAGGATACTTTCAAAAAAAGCCTGCATCAttgctaaaataaacaaaaatgttatgCCTGATGCAGTGGAGCTTCCGCAGCTGATTAAAGAAAAGAAG GAAGCTGGCTCTTGAGGGCCTCCCCCAGTGGAACTGCAATTCACCGTCTCAAAAACCACAGTCAGTGACCTGGCCCCATATGGGAAGTCTGTTGAATCTATGTGCAAAGGAATTCCAACCTATGTTGCTCGTGAAGCTcgtg gagacaaccttttattttattctggGCAATGTTTCAAGACTAATATAATGCACACGATGACATTAAACTATTGCGATGAAACTGCATCTTTCAAATAA